AgtgaagatgaggtgtgttggagcgccacaatcaatgtggaatgccacttgtgaaacttattttccttattttaaaGGAATTTAGTTTTTTAGATTAGTAAAAcgtttttttaaaacttttgacCAATCGAACATAaggaacttgatttttttttttcttgaaaatattttcctccatactaATCACACTCTAAGAATAAAATAGGAagttgaaaactatctgaataaaAAAATATGTCATTCTTCTTTTTAACCTATCTAAAAAGGGTCACGTAAATTGAAAAGAAAATAGTATAGTAGAAAGTGCACATTTACCAAGTTCAAGGCATTCTTGACTATTTTCATGTCGTCAAGGCTGATAGTCCTGTGCACAAGTCTCTTAGGATTATGTTCAACCCCAGCTCCTCCTTTCATCGGTGTCTCAGTGTCATTTAGAAACAAAATAGTCGCCAAAAACAAAACAGCATCCACAGCCGTATTCCAAAACACCATAAACAAAAACCAAATATAGTAACAAAACCGCCTACAAAATCCAGCCTTAGTTTTTTCTTTCTTGGTACTTGAAGGCATAGTGGGCAATGCTTCTGGATCCGAAGCCTTTCTAGTGCATGCCAAAACTAAAGAGATAATGGACATGCCATCACCAATTGAATGGTGCAATTTCAGAATCCCTACCGCATCTGCTTCAGATGTTTTCACGTTTAAAATGTGAACCTCCCAAAGTGGCTTTGTCATGTCCATAGGTATTGTTGTTAGATTTGACGTGTAGTTCTCCAAGAATTCGTCTGGTGATTCCATGTCCGGGTCCAAATCAGGACACACTATATGGTCTTCCACATTTACCGTCGTTTTCATCCACttccttacacctttctttgcaTCCACCACCTTTTTTTGGGACAAAAAAGTTGAAACATAAGCAAAGGGAGCACTAAAGAATGTGTCGCTATAAGAAGGTGAAGAAAGTATACACTAGCGGCATAAAGAATTTTTATTGTAATAATGTATTTTGACTTCTTGTAGTACTTTTAGTGGTCATCAGTGGCGAGTTACGTACGGCGAAGGAGGTTCAATTGAATCTCCTCTGCCTGAAAATTCTATGATATAGCTGAAATTATATATAAACCGCtttatataaaaacaaaatttagTAGGTGTTTGGACATGAATATATTGGTTGATACTTGAAAAAAGTAGTACTAGTTTGTATTTGAAGTTGGGTTGAAAAAGGACATTTGGAAGTTAAAGTTGTGTTTAGGACGTGAAAAAGCAATTGAAGCTCTGTGAGTGAAAACTTGAGAAAAAACTCCTAAAATCTATTTTTCAAATTACACATTTCAGGTTTGAAGTTGAAATAACAGACAAAGTTTAAAGATTGTCAATGCCATTTTTTGTGGCCCGTTGGCGGTTAGTGTATAGAAGTTAAACTTAAAGAACAAACATTTCTATGTACCGGTATACTGGTGAAGCGAGGGTGATTGAGAAGAGTGGACTCGAGCCCCTTTTTGATGACATCGCGGTTGATCTTTGTAGTGCAACCTAAAATGGCAAGAATGTGGCAACTGAGGGCTTTAGTATGGAACAAACGTGTAGCTGGGCTTGCTGGCTCTTGTTCTCGTTCCTGTTCCGGCTCTATCTCCAAGACCGTGCTATTTTTCTGGCCATTGGTCACGCTCATTTTAGGTTCTGTTTTGGTCTTTGTGTCAATAGGTTTAGGACCAAGGCTCCCCATTGGTTTGTTGTTGAACTATAGGAAACTGAATAACTAAGCTTGTAAGTGAAATGCCTCAAGGAGAGTAGTTTCTTTATtggtgtacatacatacatatataaagatGGTAATGAAAGCCTGCACATGAAACCACATTTAATTATGCAAGACGAGACAAGTTACGTCTAAGTCGTCTAGTAAAAATAGCCGATGGAGATCCTGTAACTTATTGCATCTatatttgtatacggtaaaaaccggatgcgaggcaaaccggtggagcgaggggaccgactgatctgccttcttcgtcattggaacgaccaagcccggtgacctgagcattcgtggccgttggtccgtgtagccgttggtccgtgtggccgttggtccgagtagccgttggtccgtgtggccgttgcacgcgggtcacgcgccagtaacgtcctgtcctggtcaactacccaccatgcgtgtgtcagacggcgccgtcagtctaatcccaccaaatccgtgcagagctgtccttgttgctattattttattagttcacatcatatgagacccatggaggtcacactataaatagagcacatccccctcctttgtaagggttggcttcttcattttccaagaacacttgtaatagaaaaatatatatgcaatctctctctcaatatctgatccggccaaggccgtttgtttccatttacgttgtgtttcttccattaagtattcaacatggcttctaaacgttcatgtccgtagcaaattaagcaaatcaccGTTACTAGCCGTTTTATTACCAAATACTCACACGCCTATTTTCtgctatcaaatatatatatcaagatccaagcacatatcctttacccgcgtacaaattcaattgctttcccaatttcggggtaaacagtttggcgcccaccgtggggctaggataatagtggtctttgatcttgatctctatcttacccatcaaaatcagaaacatccactgtccgtctctgaaaaaacggaccaaatggctaacagtgggcaatctggtcacgtcaacaacaacgagatcgtggtcgaaaatgaaggcagcgggccacgaggatcgccaaaccccactgaccctttaaatactaacaattcaattactttgtccaggacacaagtccggaaagaaccgga
The nucleotide sequence above comes from Lycium barbarum isolate Lr01 chromosome 3, ASM1917538v2, whole genome shotgun sequence. Encoded proteins:
- the LOC132632073 gene encoding wax ester synthase/diacylglycerol acyltransferase 11-like isoform X3; translated protein: MGSLGPKPIDTKTKTEPKMSVTNGQKNSTVLEIEPEQEREQEPASPATRLFHTKALSCHILAILGCTTKINRDVIKKGLESTLLNHPRFTSIPVVDAKKGVRKWMKTTVNVEDHIVCPDLDPDMESPDEFLENYTSNLTTIPMDMTKPLWEVHILNVKTSEADAVGILKLHHSIGDGMSIISLVLACTRKASDPEALPTMPSSTKKEKTKAGFCRRFCYYIWFLFMVFWNTAVDAVLFLATILFLNDTETPMKGGAGVEHNPKRLVHRTISLDDMKIVKNALNLTINDVVMGITQAGLSRYLNRRYGNTNGKGSSKTNNLPKNIRLRGSIVFNIRPSTGIKALAEMMEKKSKAKWGNKIGYVLTQFPISLPENPLDYIRQAKTIIDRKKLSLESRFSFAAAQLIQEIFGSKALTMHFQSYYNKMTISMSVDPQVIPDPYQLCDDLQDSLQMFKEAVTKQGLVVTP
- the LOC132632073 gene encoding wax ester synthase/diacylglycerol acyltransferase 11-like isoform X1, encoding MGSLGPKPIDTKTKTEPKMSVTNGQKNSTVLEIEPEQEREQEPASPATRLFHTKALSCHILAILGCTTKINRDVIKKGLESTLLNHPRFTSIPVVDAKKGVRKWMKTTVNVEDHIVCPDLDPDMESPDEFLENYTSNLTTIPMDMTKPLWEVHILNVKTSEADAVGILKLHHSIGDGMSIISLVLACTRKASDPEALPTMPSSTKKEKTKAGFCRRFCYYIWFLFMVFWNTAVDAVLFLATILFLNDTETPMKGGAGVEHNPKRLVHRTISLDDMKIVKNALNLTINDVVMGITQAGLSRYLNRRYGNTNGKGSSKTNNLPKNIRLRGSIVFNIRPSTGIKALAEMMEKKSKAKWGNKIGYVLTQFPISLPENPLDYIRQAKTIIDRKKLSLESRFSFAAAQLIQEIFGSKVGAQLTKRVLSHTTVLLSNMVGPQEEITFFGHKLAYAAPTIYGLPHALTMHFQSYYNKMTISMSVDPQVIPDPYQLCDDLQDSLQMFKEAVTKQGLVVTP
- the LOC132632073 gene encoding wax ester synthase/diacylglycerol acyltransferase 11-like isoform X2, which codes for MGSLGPKPIDTKTKTEPKMSVTNGQKNSTVLEIEPEQEREQEPASPATRLFHTKALSCHILAILGCTTKINRDVIKKGLESTLLNHPRFTSIPVVDAKKGVRKWMKTTVNVEDHIVCPDLDPDMESPDEFLENYTSNLTTIPMDMTKPLWEVHILNVKTSEADAVGILKLHHSIGDGMSIISLVLACTRKASDPEALPTMPSSTKKEKTKAGFCRRFCYYIWFLFMVFWNTAVDAVLFLATILFLNDTETPMKGGAGVEHNPKRLVHRTISLDDMKIVKNALNLTINDVVMGITQAGLSRYLNRRYGNTNGKGSSKTNNLPKNIRLRGSIVFNIRPSTGIKALAEMMEKKSKAKWGNKIGYVLTQFPISLPENPLDYIRQAKTIIDRKKLSLESRFSFAAAQLIQEIFGSKVGAQLTKRVLSHTTVLLSNMVGPQEEITFFGHKLAYAAPTIYGLPHVSKYFIYLLPHMH